Part of the Methylorubrum populi genome is shown below.
GATGTAGGTGATGCCGACATTGATGTCGGCGATCGCCCAGCCGTCGGCGAGGGGGATCACCGCCCAGGACGCCAGCGCCAGCATCGCGAAGACCAGCGGCGCCAGCAGGTAGATCGCCTTGTTGGCGCCCGCCGGAATCACCGGCTCCTTCAGCACGAACTTCAGGAGGTCGGCGAAGGACTGGAGCAGACCGAACGGTCCGACCACGTTCGGACCGCGGCGCAGCTGCACCGCCGCCCAGATCTTGCGGTCCGCCAGCAGCGCGAAGGCGATGAAGACGAGCAGCGCCGCGAGCAGCACGAAGCTCTTCAGCGCGATCAGGAGGACGGTGCCGAGCACTTCCCAGAAGGTCATCGCGGGCGTCCCTTATTCCGCCGCTTCGAGGGCGCGGCCCCGGGCGAGGCCGGAGCACTCGGCGAGCACCCGCGAGGCGCGGGCGATCGGGTTGGTGAGGTAGAAGTCGGCGACCGGAGAGGAGAAGGCGCCCGACGCGCCCTCCCCCGGCAGCGCCGCCAGGGTGTCGAGCGTCGCCGCCGCGTCGGAGGCTTCGACCTGCCCGACCGCTGCAAGATGCGGGTGCTCCGCATACATCGCCTTACGGAGCGCGGCGAGGGAATCGTAGGGCAGGCGCTTGCCGAGCACGTCGGAGAGCGCACGCAGGATCGCCCAATCCTCGCGGGCATCGCCCGGCGGGAAGCCGGCGCGGTTGGCCATCTGCACCCGGCCCTCGAGATTGACGTAGGTCGCGCTCTTCTCGGTATAGGCGGCGCCCGGCAGGATCACGTCGGCGCGGCTGGCGCCGGCATCGCCGTGGGTGCCCTGATAGATCACGAAGGCGCCGGGCGCGATCACCCGCTCGTCAGCGCCGAGGTTGAACACGACGTCGAGCGCGCCCGGCTCCAGCATCTGCGTGAAGGTCAGGTCGCCCTCCCCCGGCACGAAGCCGAGATCGAGGGCGCCGACGCGGGCCGCCGCCGTGTTGAGCACGCCGAAGCCGTTCCAGCCCTCCGCGACCGCGCCGACATCCTTCGCCAGCGCGGCGGCGGCGGCGAGCGCGCCAAGGCCGCCCTCGCCGACGAGGATGAGCGGGCGCTCGGCCTTTTTCAGCACGTCGAGGAAGCTGTGCTCGCCCTTGGCGATCGAACCGAGCGTGCCGGTGCCGGCGCCGAGATAGGTGTAGGGGTAGGTCAGGTCCGGCTGCTCGTCGAGGATCAGGCCGATCGAGACCGGAGCCATGCGCCAGCGCTTGCGGATGCGCACGTTGAGCAGCGAGGCTTCCGTGCGAGGGTTGGCGCCGACGATGAGGATCGCGTCCGCCTGCTCGATGCCGGGGATGGTCGGCGCAAAGGTGTAGGCGGCCCGGCCCCAGGCCGGGTCGATCACCTCACCGGTCTGGCGCGCGTCGAGATTCGTCACGCCGAGCGAGCCCATGAGCTGCTTGAGCGCAAAGATCTCCTCGGCACCCGCGAGATCGCCGACGAGGGCGCCGACGCGCTTGGGATCGGCGCCCTTCACCTTGGCAGCGATCGCCGAGAACGCCTCACCCCAGGAGGCCGGGCGCAGGCGCCCGTTCTCGCGCAGGAAGGGGCGGTCGAGGCGCTGAAGGCGCAGGCCGTCCACCACGTGGCGGGTCTTGTCGGAGATCCACTCCTCGTTGATTTCTTCGTTGATGCGCGGCTCGATCTGCATCACCTCGCGGCCGCGGGCATCGATGCGGATCGCCGAGCCGACCGCGTCCATCACGTCGACGGATTCGGTCTTGTGCAGCTCCCAGGGGCGCACGTTGTAGCTCTGCGGCAGGTGAACCAGCGCGCCGACCGGGCAGAGGTCGGCGACGTTGCCCTGAAGCTCCGAGCCCATCGCCTGTTCGAGGTAGCTCGTGATCTCCATGTCCTCGCCGCGGCCGATGGCGCCGAGATCCGGCACGCCGGCGACTTCCGCGAGGAAGCGGACGCAGCGGGTGCAGTGGATGCACCGGTTCATCGCCGTGCGCACCAGCGGGCCGATATACTTCTCCTCGACCGCCCGCTTGTTCTCGCTGTAGCGGGTCGAGTCGACGCCGTAGGCCATCGCCTGATCCTGCAGGTCGCAATGGCCGCCCTGGTCGCAGATCGGGCAATCGAGCGGGTGGTTGATGAGGAGGAACTCCATCACCCCCTCGCGCGCCTTCTTCGTCGTGCCAGAACGCGTCAGCACCTCCGGCGGCTCGCCGTTGGGGCCAGGGCGGCAATCCTTCACCGCGTAGGCGCAGGAGGCCACGGGCTTGGGCGCGCCCTTCAGCTCGACCAGGCACATGCGGCAATTGCCGGCAATCGACAGCCGCTCGTGGAAGCAGAAGCGCGGGATCTCCGCGCCCGCGATCTCGCAGGCCTGCAGCAGGGTGTAGTCGGCCGGGACATCGACCTCGGTGCCGTCGATGAGGATTTTGGTCATCGGGTCATCTCGAAGGTGAGCATCGGGGCGGCGCTCACTCCGCCGCCATCGGCACCGCATCCATGTGCGGGTTCGCGCTGTACTGGTCGATCCGCTTCTCGATCTCGGGCCGGAAATGCCGGATCAGGCCCTGGATCGGCCACGCGGCAGCGTCGCCCAGCGCGCAGATCGTGTGGCCCTCGACCTGCTTGGTGACTTCCAAGAGCATGTCGATTTCGCGCTTCTGCGCCCGGCCGGCGGCCATGCGGGTGAGCACGCGCCACATCCAGCCGGTGCCCTCGCGGCAGGGCGTGCACTGGCCGCAGCTCTCGTGCTTGTAGAAGTACGAGATGCGGGCGATCGCGCCGACGATGTCGGTCGACTTGTCGAGCACGATCACCGCCGCGGTGCCCAGCCCCGAGCCGAGGTTGCGCAGGGTGTCGAAATCCATCTTGGCGTCGATGATCTGCTCGGCCGGTACCAGGGGCACCGAGGAGCCGCCGGGGATGGAGCAGAGCAGGTTGTCCCAACCGCCGCGCATGCCGCCGCAATGCTTGTCGATCAGCTCGCGGAACGTGATGCCGAGCTCTTCCTCGACGTTGCAGGGCTTGTTGACGTGGCCCGAGACGCAGAACAGCTTGGTGCCGGTGTTGTTCTTGCCGCCGAGGCCCGCGAACCACGCGCCGCCGCGGCGCAGGATCGTGCCGGCCACCGCGATCGACTCGACGTTGTTGACGGTCGTGGGGCAGCCATAGAGGCCCATATTGGCCGGGAATGGCGGCTTCAGCCGCGGCATGCCCTTCTTGCCCTCAAGGCTCTCGATGAGCGCCGTCTCCTCGCCGCAGATATAGGCGCCGGCGCCGTGGTGGACGTAGATGTCGAAAGGGTAGTCGTGGACGTTCGACGGCCCGACGAGGCGCGCCTCGTAGGCCTCGTCCACCGCGCGCTGGAGCGCGAACTTCTCCGCCACGTACTCGCCGCGGATGTAGATGTAGCAGGCATGCGCCCCCATGGCGAAGGAGGCCAGCATGCAGCCCTCGATCAGGAGATGCGGATCGTGCCGCATGATCTCCCGGTCCTTGCAGGTGCCCGGCTCCGACTCGTCGGCGTTGACGACGAGGTAGTGCGGGCGCCCGTCGGACTTCTTGGGCATGAACGACCATTTCAGGCCGGTGGGGAAGCCGGCGCCGCCGCGGCCGCGCAGGCCGGAGCCCTTCATCTCATCGATGATCCAGTCCCGGCCCATTTCGAGCAGGAACTTGGTGCCGTCCCAGGCGCCGCGTTTCTTCGCGGCGTCCAGACCCGGCGAGTGCTGGCCGTAGAGATTGGTGAAGATGCGATCCTGATCGGAGAGCATGATCCGCTCCTCAATCCTTGCTGCCGGCGAGATCGGCCGACTGTCCCACCCAGTTTTCCCGGTCGATGCGGCCGGGGAAGGCGAGATAGGCGCTCACCCAGGCGACCTCCTTCGGCGACCACGCGGCGATCTGGTCGTAGTGCCAGATGCCGAGGTCGTTGAGGCGGCGCTGGTTGATCGGGCCGATGCCCTTGATCTTGGTCAGGTCGTCCGGACGATCCTCGCGTGGGGCGTCGAGCCCCTGCGGCCGGGTGCCGGCCGCGTCGGCGCGGGCCTCCGGATTTTCGCCCTCGGGAACGTCGTCGCCGGCACCGACGGTCGCCGGATGCTGCGGCGGCTCGGTGCGCAGGATCTTGTCTTCCTCGACGGCCGGATCCTGAGCCGGCGGCGCCTTCGCGTCGCGGGCCTGCGCCTGGTCCTCCGGCTTCACCGGGGTTTCGCCGGCACTGGCCCGCTCGGCCGGCGCATCAGCGGCCTTCGATTCGTTCGCACGCCCGGCGGAGGGCCGGGCCGGCTTGGTCTCGTCCGCGACGCGGGCCTCGGTCGAGGCAGCCTCGTCCTTCTTGACACCTTCCTCGCCCTCGCCGGCGCCCTCGGTCTGCTCGAAGCGCTTGCGCCACGCGCCGACGCGCGAACCGTCGAACAGGGTCGGGTCGGTCAGGGTGTTGACGGCGTCCTTCGGCTCCGAGGAGATCCGGCCGATCTGCGAGCCGACCTTCACGGGGCGGCCGGCGGCGAGGTCGTCCATGAGCTTGTTCAGGCTCTCAGGGGTGAGATCCTCGTAGTAGTCCTGATTGATCTGCACCATCGGCGCATTGCAGCAGGCCCCGAGGCACTCGACTTCGAGCCAGGAAAAGTTGCCGTCGGCCGAGACATGGCCGGAGGGGCCGAGGCGATCGTGGAGGGCGGCCTTCAGCTCCTTCGCCCCGCAGCAATCGCACGGAACGGTGCCGCAAACCTGGATCCAGAAGCGTCCGACCGGTTCCAGGGCGAACATCGTGTAGAAGGTCGCGACCTCCAGCACGCGGATATGCGGCATGCCGAGCTGGTCGGCGACCGCCTCGATTGCCTTCTGCGGCAGCCAGCCGCCATTCTGCTCCTGCGCCTTCCACAGCAGCGGGATCACGGCCGAGGCCTGACGGCCCTCCGGATATTTCGCGATCTGGCCGCGAGCCCAGTCAGCGTTCTCGGGCGTGAACGCGAAGTCCTGGGGCTGCTCGGCAGCGGGGGCTAGCCTGCGGTTCGCCATGACGTTTCGACCCGTCTCCTCAGCGGTCCACTTCGCCGAACACGATGTCGAGCGTGCCGAGCACGCAGGACACGTCGGCGAGCAGGTGGCCGCGGCACATCCAATCCATCGCCTGAAGATGGGCGAAGCCCGGAGCGCGGATCTTGCAGCGGTAGGGTTTGTTGGTGCCGTCCGAGACGAGGTAGACGCCGAACTCGCCCTTGGGCGCTTCGACCGCGGCGTAGACCTCGCCCTCGGGCACGTGGAAACCCTCGGTGTAGAGCTTGAAGTGGTGGATGAGCGCTTCCATCGAGCGCTTCATCTCCCGGCGCGGCGGCGGCGCGAACTTGCCGTCGACCGAGGCGATCGGCCCCTGGCCCGCAGGCTCGCGCAGCTTGGCGCAGCACTGCTTCATGATCTTCACGGATTCCCGCATCTCTTCCATGCGGATCACCTGGCGATCGTAGGTGTCGCCGTTCTTCCCCACGGGGATGTCGAAGTCCATCTCCTCGTAGCACTCGTAGGGCTGCGACTTGCGCAGGTCCCACGGGATGCCCGAGCCGCGCACCATCACGCCCGAGAAGCCCCAGGCCATCGCCTCGTCCACCGAGACGATGCCGATATCGACGTTGCGCTGCTTGAAGATGCGGTTGGCCATGACGAGGTTGTCGAGGTCGTCGACCACCTGCAGGAACGGATCGCAGAACGCCTCGATGTCGTCGATCAGCGCGGGCGGCAGGTCCTGATGGACGCCGCCGGGGCGGAAGTAGTTGGCGTGAAGACGAGCGCCGGAGGCGCGCTCGTAGAAGATCATCAGCTTCTCGCGCTCCTCGAAGCCCCACAGGGGCGGCGTCAGCGCGCCGACGTCCATCGCCTGGGTGGTGACGTTGAGGAGGTGGGAGAGCAGCCGCCCGATCTCGCAGAACAGGGTGCGGATGAGCTGGGCCCGGCGCGGCACCTCGATGCCCGCGAGGCGCTCGATCGCGAGACAGAAGGCGTGCTCCTGATTCATCGGCGAGACGTAGTCGAGCCGGTCGAAATAGGGCGTCGCCTGGAGGTAGGTCTTGTGCTCGATCAGCTTCTCGGTGCCGCGGTGAAGCAGACCGATATGCGGATCGACTCGCTCGACCACCTCGCCGTCGAGTTCGAGCACGAGGCGCAGCACGCCGTGCGCCGCCGGGTGCTGCGGCCCGAAATTGATCGAGAAGTTGCGGATGTTGTGCTCAGACATGACCGCAGCCCTCAGCTCGACTTCTTCTCATCGCCCGGAAGCACGTAGTCGGTGCCTTCCCACGGCGACAGGAAGTCGAAGTTGCGGAATTCCTGGGTGAGCTTGACCGGCTCGTAGACGACGCGCCCCTCGTCCTGGTCGTAGCGGACCTCGACGAAGCCGGTGAGCGGGAAGTCCTTGCGCAGGGGATGCCCCTCGAAACCGTAATCGGTCAGCAGCCGGCGCAGGTCGGGATGGCCCGAGAACAGGATGCCGTAGAGGTCGTAGGTCTCGCGCTCGAACCAGTTCGCCGCCGGGAAGACCGGAATGGCGGACGGCACCGGCGTCGCGGCGTCGGTCTGCACCTTCACGCGCACCCGCATGTTATGGCGCAAGGAGAGCAGGTGGTAGACCACGTCGAAGCGGCGCGCCCGCTGCGGGTAGTCGACGCCGCAGATGTCGATGAAGCAGCGGAAGGCGCAGGCCGGATCGTCGCGCAGGTACGTCAGCGCGTAGACGATGTCGCTGCCCTGGACGATCACCGTCAGCTCGCCATGGGTGATGCTCCAGTCGGTGACCGCCGGGCCGAGCGCTCCGGCGATGCGCTCGCCCATGGCCCGCAGCGCATCCTCGCCCTGCGCCGCCGCGACGGTGCGGCGGAGCGTGATGCCGTTGGTGGTGATGGCCTCCATCGCGCCCTCCCTCACCGCTCGATCGTGCCGGTGCGGCGGATCTTCCGCTGCAGCAGCAGCACGCCGTAGAGCAGCGCCTCGGCGCTCGGCGGGCAGCCCGGGACGTAGATGTCGACCGGCACCACCCGGTCGCAGCCGCGCACCACTGAGTAGGAGTAGTGATAGTAGCCGCCGCCATTGGCGCAGGAGCCCATGGAGATGACGTAGCGCGGCTCCGGCATCTGGTCGTAGACCTTGCGCAGGGCCGGGGCCATCTTGTTGGTCAGCGTGCCGGCGACGATCATCACGTCGGATTGCCGCGGCGACCCGCGCGGGGCGAAGCCGAAGCGCTCACAATCGTAGCGCGGCATCGACATCTGCATCATCTCGACGGCGCAGCAGGCGAGACCGAAGGTCATCCACATCAGCGAGCCGGTGCGGGCCCAGTTGATGAGCTCGTCCGCGCTGGTCACGAGGAAGCCGCGGTCGGCCAACTCGCTGTTGATCGACAGGAAGGTCGGATCGTTCGCGCCGATCGGGCGGCCGGTGGCGGGATCGATGATCCCTTTCGGGGCCGGCGCGATGTCGGGCGCGCGGGAGAAGGTCGGAGTCAGGGCCATCTGTGCCTCTGAGCGAGTGCGGAAGGGAAACGACGCGAAGGGAGTCGCGCCGCTAGTCCCATTCGAGGGCGCCCTTGCGCCACTCGTAGACGAAGCCGACGGTGAGGACGCCGAGGAAGACCATCATCGACCAGAAGCCGAACCAGCCGAGCTCCCCGAAGGTGATCGCCCAGGGAAACAGGAAGGCGACCTCAAGGTCGAAGATGATGAACAGGATCGCCACGAGGTAGAAGCGCACGTCGAACTTCATGCGCGCGTCGTCAAACGCGTTGAAACCACACTCGTAGGCGGAGAGTTTCTCGGGATCGGGGCTCGAATAGGCCACGATGAACGGAGCGACCAGCAGCGCCACCGCGATGAACAGCGACACGCCGATGAAGATGATGAGCGGCAGATAATCTGCCAGCAGGCCGGTCATGCCGCACCTCTCATATGGTTGCGCGTGAGGATCATGAACGACGGCCCTCGCGACGGTTTCCGGCGTGCGGAATCCCTCGGGTGGAATTCCTCCAATGCCAGACTGAGCGCGGGCGAGGCTTAGACGAGCCCCCCCGGCGAAACAAGGGCATTGCGCGTCGCACAATCACCTCTTTCGCTGACAGATGGGGGTATCCGTGCATCCGGCCACGGGGCGGATCGGCGCATGCCCTGCCACGCTCGAGCATTGCCATTTCATCCCTGCCATCCCGCCAGCGTCGTTGTTTGGTATCTGGCATACCAGACAGTACGTGAACAAGGGTGCTAAGGCCCGGGCTGAGCCATTTCAAGCTCCGAAGCTGCGCTGCCGTCTCCGAGCTGGGTCGGCTTCGATCAGGCGTTTCAGCCGGTCCCTTCAGGAACCGTCGCCGAACCGTCGTATTCCGCGATTCAGCGGCTTGACAGCCCAAGGCGCCCCACCTAAACCCCGCCTCGTCGCCGACACGAGCCCAGCCGGCCGGCGACGCAGAACGCGGGCGTAGCTCAGTCGGTTAGAGTGCCGGCCTGTCACGCCGGAGGTCGCGGGTTCGAG
Proteins encoded:
- a CDS encoding NADH-quinone oxidoreductase subunit A, which translates into the protein MTGLLADYLPLIIFIGVSLFIAVALLVAPFIVAYSSPDPEKLSAYECGFNAFDDARMKFDVRFYLVAILFIIFDLEVAFLFPWAITFGELGWFGFWSMMVFLGVLTVGFVYEWRKGALEWD
- a CDS encoding NADH-quinone oxidoreductase subunit C, with product MEAITTNGITLRRTVAAAQGEDALRAMGERIAGALGPAVTDWSITHGELTVIVQGSDIVYALTYLRDDPACAFRCFIDICGVDYPQRARRFDVVYHLLSLRHNMRVRVKVQTDAATPVPSAIPVFPAANWFERETYDLYGILFSGHPDLRRLLTDYGFEGHPLRKDFPLTGFVEVRYDQDEGRVVYEPVKLTQEFRNFDFLSPWEGTDYVLPGDEKKSS
- the nuoF gene encoding NADH-quinone oxidoreductase subunit NuoF, which gives rise to MLSDQDRIFTNLYGQHSPGLDAAKKRGAWDGTKFLLEMGRDWIIDEMKGSGLRGRGGAGFPTGLKWSFMPKKSDGRPHYLVVNADESEPGTCKDREIMRHDPHLLIEGCMLASFAMGAHACYIYIRGEYVAEKFALQRAVDEAYEARLVGPSNVHDYPFDIYVHHGAGAYICGEETALIESLEGKKGMPRLKPPFPANMGLYGCPTTVNNVESIAVAGTILRRGGAWFAGLGGKNNTGTKLFCVSGHVNKPCNVEEELGITFRELIDKHCGGMRGGWDNLLCSIPGGSSVPLVPAEQIIDAKMDFDTLRNLGSGLGTAAVIVLDKSTDIVGAIARISYFYKHESCGQCTPCREGTGWMWRVLTRMAAGRAQKREIDMLLEVTKQVEGHTICALGDAAAWPIQGLIRHFRPEIEKRIDQYSANPHMDAVPMAAE
- the nuoE gene encoding NADH-quinone oxidoreductase subunit NuoE; this encodes MANRRLAPAAEQPQDFAFTPENADWARGQIAKYPEGRQASAVIPLLWKAQEQNGGWLPQKAIEAVADQLGMPHIRVLEVATFYTMFALEPVGRFWIQVCGTVPCDCCGAKELKAALHDRLGPSGHVSADGNFSWLEVECLGACCNAPMVQINQDYYEDLTPESLNKLMDDLAAGRPVKVGSQIGRISSEPKDAVNTLTDPTLFDGSRVGAWRKRFEQTEGAGEGEEGVKKDEAASTEARVADETKPARPSAGRANESKAADAPAERASAGETPVKPEDQAQARDAKAPPAQDPAVEEDKILRTEPPQHPATVGAGDDVPEGENPEARADAAGTRPQGLDAPREDRPDDLTKIKGIGPINQRRLNDLGIWHYDQIAAWSPKEVAWVSAYLAFPGRIDRENWVGQSADLAGSKD
- a CDS encoding NuoB/complex I 20 kDa subunit family protein — encoded protein: MALTPTFSRAPDIAPAPKGIIDPATGRPIGANDPTFLSINSELADRGFLVTSADELINWARTGSLMWMTFGLACCAVEMMQMSMPRYDCERFGFAPRGSPRQSDVMIVAGTLTNKMAPALRKVYDQMPEPRYVISMGSCANGGGYYHYSYSVVRGCDRVVPVDIYVPGCPPSAEALLYGVLLLQRKIRRTGTIER
- the nuoG gene encoding NADH-quinone oxidoreductase subunit NuoG, which codes for MTKILIDGTEVDVPADYTLLQACEIAGAEIPRFCFHERLSIAGNCRMCLVELKGAPKPVASCAYAVKDCRPGPNGEPPEVLTRSGTTKKAREGVMEFLLINHPLDCPICDQGGHCDLQDQAMAYGVDSTRYSENKRAVEEKYIGPLVRTAMNRCIHCTRCVRFLAEVAGVPDLGAIGRGEDMEITSYLEQAMGSELQGNVADLCPVGALVHLPQSYNVRPWELHKTESVDVMDAVGSAIRIDARGREVMQIEPRINEEINEEWISDKTRHVVDGLRLQRLDRPFLRENGRLRPASWGEAFSAIAAKVKGADPKRVGALVGDLAGAEEIFALKQLMGSLGVTNLDARQTGEVIDPAWGRAAYTFAPTIPGIEQADAILIVGANPRTEASLLNVRIRKRWRMAPVSIGLILDEQPDLTYPYTYLGAGTGTLGSIAKGEHSFLDVLKKAERPLILVGEGGLGALAAAAALAKDVGAVAEGWNGFGVLNTAAARVGALDLGFVPGEGDLTFTQMLEPGALDVVFNLGADERVIAPGAFVIYQGTHGDAGASRADVILPGAAYTEKSATYVNLEGRVQMANRAGFPPGDAREDWAILRALSDVLGKRLPYDSLAALRKAMYAEHPHLAAVGQVEASDAAATLDTLAALPGEGASGAFSSPVADFYLTNPIARASRVLAECSGLARGRALEAAE
- a CDS encoding NADH-quinone oxidoreductase subunit D, with translation MSEHNIRNFSINFGPQHPAAHGVLRLVLELDGEVVERVDPHIGLLHRGTEKLIEHKTYLQATPYFDRLDYVSPMNQEHAFCLAIERLAGIEVPRRAQLIRTLFCEIGRLLSHLLNVTTQAMDVGALTPPLWGFEEREKLMIFYERASGARLHANYFRPGGVHQDLPPALIDDIEAFCDPFLQVVDDLDNLVMANRIFKQRNVDIGIVSVDEAMAWGFSGVMVRGSGIPWDLRKSQPYECYEEMDFDIPVGKNGDTYDRQVIRMEEMRESVKIMKQCCAKLREPAGQGPIASVDGKFAPPPRREMKRSMEALIHHFKLYTEGFHVPEGEVYAAVEAPKGEFGVYLVSDGTNKPYRCKIRAPGFAHLQAMDWMCRGHLLADVSCVLGTLDIVFGEVDR